CCCGCGGATACCAAGACGTGCAACTGAATTCGTTGACCGGGCAAAACGAACCAGGAAACCAAATCGCCTTCATCTCGATCACCGCGGCATTGCCAAGCGAGCCATGAAAAACAATCGGCGTCTCCCGATCAAACTCCGGCGGCTCATGCAGCCACCATTCAGCACGAGACTCAACGATCCGATGGCCAGCCGCCACAATCACCTCTCGTAATTGCCCGTGAGAGTCGGGGAAAACGTCTGATTCGAGGATCCAAGTCACCGCAGTCATTCGTCTCGCGCCCAATAGAGTTCTTTCATTCAACAGCACGGACCGGCTTCAAGGACCAAAGGTTCATGCGGCCAAAACCCTCAACAATATAACCCAACATCATCTGATTCACACCAAGCAGGCTCACGAGGCAATCGGGTAGCCACGGATGGACAAGATTTTCTTAAGCTGCGATCATCGCGAGACGAATCCGTGTTTGATCAGTGAGAATCCGTGGCAAAAGACCGATTGAGTCCATGCAAGTGATGAATAGAGACGCCGATATTGCTGAACTTGTCGAAACGAGTGTGCGGGAACGCATGGATGGGCATGCGAGCCTTCCTGGATCAGTTCAGGCGTGAGTGCGGAGCGGAAATCTAATCTCTCAACGTCAACTCCATGACGAAGTTCGTCAACTCGACACCGAGACACTCGACCGTTTGTTCGGCGACGATTTTGAATCCTCGCGACAGAAAGAACGGCTTCGCGGTGATGCTGGCTTGCGTGTGGATGCGAGTTAAGCTGTCATTCTTTGCGGCAGATTTGATCGCGCGCAACAACATCGTCGCGATGCCTTGTCGCTGGTGATCGGCGGACACAAACAGACGGTCGAGGTAACCGTCGGGTGTCATGTCAGTGAATCCGACAATCGCTCCGTCCCGCTCAACAACGTAGGCGGAGTTGCCATCAAACCGGCGAACCCAAGTTTCGGCGTCCAAGACCGCTCCGGCCCAAGCGTCAACTTGCACTGTGGAGTAGTCACGGCAATTGACTCGTCGTACGGTGTCATAAAACAGTTGGTGACAAGAATCACCATCAGCCGACACAAATTTACGAATTTGAAGTGCCGAGTTCATTTTGGATCGACCAACAAGTGACCTTCAAGAACGGTGACCGCGCTGCCTGTTAGCAAGACTCGGTCGCCGGCGACTTCGCAGTGGACCGTTCCGCCTCGCGAGGAAGACTGATAGCCGACGAGCGTAGACTTGTTCAGTCGTTTGCCCCAGTACGGTGCGAGGCAACAATGAGCTGATCCAGTAACGGGGTCTTCGTCAATGCCGCAACGAGGTGCAAAAAATCGCGATACGAAATCGACACCAGAAGTGTTGCTCACAGCCGTAGTCATCGTGCCTCGTGTTTCGATATTCGCGAGAGCATTGAAGTCGGGGCGCAGTGATTCAACGATGCTGGGGGCGCTAACAATGGCGACGAGATCGAATTTGGTCCGTAGGACGATTGCTTCCTCGATACCAAGTGCGGCGACCAATGCATTACTCGTATTTGAATCGACGTCATCAGCCGCCGGTACAATCGGGAAACTAAGCGTGATGCGTGAGTCGGAATGTGAGCACGGCAATTCGCCGCTACGAGTTTGGAAGCGAATCGGCGAGCTGCTGTCGACTCGGTTCTGTTCGATCAACGTGTGTGCGGCGGCGAGAGTAGCGTGGCCGCAGAGGTCAACCTCGGTCGCCGGTGTGAACCATCGCAAATGAAAGCTATTGGAGTCGTGAGTCGGAACGATAAAGGAAGTTTCCGAGAGGTTCATTTCCGCTGCGACGTTCTGCATCCACTCGTCGCTGGGATAGCCGTCGAGAATGCACACCGCCGCTGGATTACCCGCAAACGGTCGGTCCGCAAACGCGTCGATCTGCCAGATGGGAATACCTGTGTTTGAACTCATTTCGTACTCGCGAAAGGCTTCGTTGCCGTGGATCGCTGGCGTCACACAGCATTGGAGCAAACTCAGCCTTCCCGGGTTCAATCAATGAAACGTTTCGCCTCGTTCCAGCATGGCGATAAATTCGACGATCTTTCTTGCTTTCGTCTCGGGCTTCTTCGCGTTGTGTAGTCGGTAGTAAAACGCGTAACGATTTGCTTTCGTGAGCGTTGCATAGAACTTGCTGGCCGGCTTTGACATTTTCAAAGCCGCAAGAAACTCAGCGGACTCTTCAAACGTCGAACTCGAGGCGTAGGCAGCGTCCCAACGTCCGTCGGCCTTCGCCAGCTCAACTGCGGCGTGACCGGCTGGTTTCATCAGCCCCTCAAGAGTGAGTCGTTCGATGTGGGCTTTGTTGACCTGGGACCAGACACTACGTTTTCTGCGCGGCGTGAACTTGTGAATCCAGCAAACGTCATCGCCTTTTCGTACCGGCCCGTCGATCCATCCGTAGCATAGAGCGACGTCGAGCGCCTGGGCGTACGTGATCGTTGGATGGCCGCTTGCGACTTTGAAAAACTGGATCCACACGCCACCGTGCTCGGTGTGATGTTTGTTGAGCCAGCGATTAAAAAGCACTGGAGTTGCAAAGGCGATGACTGGCTTTCCGTCCGGCGATGCGACAGTGGACGTCGCGACAATCGATTTGCTTTTCTTTTTGGCCATAGCAATGGTGTCAGTAGCGGAGTGCGTTGGTCGAAAACGTCGAGGGCTCAATTTCGACCTGCGTTGAGATTACACTATCACCACACCATTTAAAGAGGGCATCAACGGCGACCATGAGCGACTATTCTTACAACTTTGAAGTCAAGATCACCGAGACGCTGGTGTATTTGCCGAAGCACGTTGTTTCGCAATTGGATTTCAGCAAGTCGAAGCGACTGCGGATCGACGGTGAGATCAACGGCATTCGCATCGAATGCGGATTGATGCCCGACAAGGGCAAGTGGTGTTTCATGGTGTCGAAGAAACTGCAAAAGCTGTGTGGTATCTCGCCCGGCGATACGGCAAGTGTCAGCTTCGACATCGCGGACTCCGAAGCCGTCGTTGTGCCGAAGGAACTGCAGTTTGCACTCGAAGCGAACGATGCTGCGATGTCGGCCTGGGAGAAGTGGACCGCGGGCAAACGACGTGCTCAATGCCATCGCGTCTCGTCGGCGAAGATGGTGGAGACTCGAGAGCGTCGTGCGGAAGAAGTGATCGCTTTGTGTCTTGCTGAGTTGGGAATGCAAACCGGCGTTACGCCATGGCAGGCGTTTGAGAACCTCGACATGCGAGCGGGCACGATCACCGCAGTCCAGAATCTCCCCAAGGCTCGCAAGCCAGCGTACAAGGTCACGGCTGATTTCGGGGCGGAGCTGGGCACGAAACGCACGAGTGCTCAGATCACCGCGAATTACACCAAAGACGAGTTGGTGGGACGGCAAATCATCGGTGTCGTGAATATTCCGCCGAAGCAGATCGGTACGTTCATGTCCGAGTTTCTAATCGTCGGATTCTATCGCGACGACGGATCGGTCATCCTGGCGGTCCCGGACAAGTCGATCCCTAACGGAGCCAAATTGGCTTAGCGAGAACCACCATGACTGATGCGGGAAAACAGAACCTGATTGAACTACTGGATTCGCTTGTGATGGCGGCGGTACCGAGATCGACCAAGGTCGCCAAGTACGGTGGGACGCTTTACACATTGAAGCCCGACGAGAAGGAAGGGCAGTTCTGCGGTGTGTTCCCGTATAAGGCTCACGTTCAGTTGTCGTTCGCCAAAGGAAGCGAACTCGACGATCCTGACGGCTTGCCAGAAGGCGGCGGCAAGTTCCGGCGTCACCTGACGTACAGGAGCTTGGACGATGTTGACGCAAAAATTGTCAAGCGATTCGTGAAAGCAGCATCGAAGCTTGGGGCTAAATAGTCGTGACAAGTGAACAGGAGAAAATGTTGGCCGGCGAGCTCTATGATCCGAATGATCCGGAGTTGGCCGAGGCTCGAATGGTTGCGTGGACGCGTTGTCATACAATCAACACGAGTGCACCCCGCGACGAAAAGCTACGGCGCAGCATCTTGAAGGAGCTGTTTGGCAGCGGCGGCAATTCCGTTTGGCTGGAACCACCCTTTCGCTGTGACTACGGGACCAATATTTATTTTGGTGAGAAGGTCTACTTCAACTTCGATTGCGTGATCTTGGACGTTTGCGAAGTGCGGATCGGGAGCAACGTCTTTCTCGCTCCCGGCGTTCACATCTATGCCGCCACGCATCCATTGGACGCGGAGCAGCGGCGAACTCAAGAATTCGGCAAGCCGGTCACGATCGGCAACGATGTTTGGATCGGCGGCAAGGCGGTCATCTGTCCCGGCATCACGATCGGTGATCGCAGCGTCATCGGTGCTGGCAGCGTCGTGACGAAGGACGTGCCAGCCGGAGTTGTTGTGGCTGGAAATCCTGGCCGAGTGATTCGCGCACTCGATTAACGACGAGCCAGCAGCTGCAATGATGGGCTTAAGATGGAGACAGGACTCTTCGTTCACACAAATTCAAGCAATCGTTGGAATAAGTCCGCCGTCGACTCGTATTGGTGCTCCGTTGATCGCCGATGCGAGTGGGCTGGCAACAAACGCAACCATGTTGGCAATCTCTTCTGGTTCGATCAATCTCTGAATCAACGAGGTCGGCCGATTGTCTGCCATGAATCGTTTTTCGGCCGATTCATATGGCTCATCCGGAAACAGATTGCTGACGAATTCCTTTACGCCTGGGGTCAACGTCGAACCCGGCATCACGGTGTTCACGGTAACGGCGCTACCTTTGGTCAATTGAGCCAGACTACGCGAGACGGCAAGCTGAGCTGTTTTGGTCATCGCGTAGTGTGGCATTTCAGGAGCCGGCACGACGCCGGATTCGCTGCTGATGAATATGATACGTCCAGTGTTTTGCTCCAGCATTTGCTTGAGGTAATGCCGGGCAAGACGCACGCCACTCATCACGTTGATGTCGAAAATGTGTTGCCAGGCTTCGTCCGTCAGGTCGAAGAAATCGACCGCCTCAAAAATGCCCAGGTTGTTGACGAGGATATCAAGCTGTGGATGTTCGGCGATGGTTTGAGCGACACCTTCGACAGTCCCGTTGTCGGACACCAGTCCGACTAGGTCGGCCTTCGGATTGCTTTCGCGAATTGTGTTAATCGCTCTGTCAACGCTCGAATTGCTGCGACCATTGATGATGGTGGTTGCCCCTTCGGCAGCCAAGCGAGTCGCGATCGCCAGGCCGATGCCACCCGTCGATGCAGTGACCAAGGCAGTTTTGTTGTTTAGTTTCAGGTCCATCGGATATTTGTCCTATTTGTGTCTTTAATGAGTTTGTTTGATGACCAGATGACAGCACCATCTTGAGTTTATGGAAATGGCGACGTCGCATCTTGAACGATCTTGCGCGCAACCAAAAAAGCGGGTCGCTAGCTTCATTCGTTGATGCCACCCTATGCAGAGGCGAGAGACGGCTTGCGACTTGAGTCAAGAGGACCCAGTCGTGCTAATGGCCCTGGAATAGGTTCCGGGCGCCGCCCCAATGAGACGTTTGAAATGTCGCGTGAAGTGCGATTGATCCGCGAAACCGACGGCGTAGGCGACATTCGCCGATGTCTCACCGGCCATCAGCATCTGCTGCGCGCGACGCACTCGGATTTGAGAGAGGTAGACCTGGATAGGCATGCCGACCTCTTTGGAGAAGACGCGGCTTAGATACGGGGCAGAAGTCCCTGCCAATTCAGCGAGTTCGTGAAGAGAGACGTTCTCATTGAATCTCGCTTCCAAGCTGTCCTGGACTCGGCGGATGTTCGCACGTTCTTCCTTCTTCGGTATGTCGGGCAATGATGCGTGTCGAACCAGGACTTCACAGATTGCATCATAGAACGCAGATTCCTGATCCAATTGCGAAGCTCCGTCGTCCATCGCCCGGTGAGCCTGCAAAACGAGTTCTGCAAGTTGAGAATCGTCGATGACCGGAGGCAGCAACAAGGGTTCGATATCACCATTGCGGTCAAACGTTTTTACGATGCTAGCGATGACACTTGGGGCAGCATAGAGATACCGCCATGCCCCTGTCGCTGTGCACGTATGCGCCTCATTGGGGTGGATGACAAGTAGCTTTCCCGGTCCAGTGTGGTATCGCTCGCCCCGATAGAAGAACGTGCCCGTCCCGCCTTCGGAGACGCCCAGTTTGTATTCGGGGTGTGAGTGTCGCGGCCAAGTGTGTTTGACCGACTCCCACTGATGGACTGTAATTGCGTCGT
This genomic window from Allorhodopirellula heiligendammensis contains:
- a CDS encoding GNAT family N-acetyltransferase produces the protein MNSALQIRKFVSADGDSCHQLFYDTVRRVNCRDYSTVQVDAWAGAVLDAETWVRRFDGNSAYVVERDGAIVGFTDMTPDGYLDRLFVSADHQRQGIATMLLRAIKSAAKNDSLTRIHTQASITAKPFFLSRGFKIVAEQTVECLGVELTNFVMELTLRD
- a CDS encoding PhzF family phenazine biosynthesis protein gives rise to the protein MSSNTGIPIWQIDAFADRPFAGNPAAVCILDGYPSDEWMQNVAAEMNLSETSFIVPTHDSNSFHLRWFTPATEVDLCGHATLAAAHTLIEQNRVDSSSPIRFQTRSGELPCSHSDSRITLSFPIVPAADDVDSNTSNALVAALGIEEAIVLRTKFDLVAIVSAPSIVESLRPDFNALANIETRGTMTTAVSNTSGVDFVSRFFAPRCGIDEDPVTGSAHCCLAPYWGKRLNKSTLVGYQSSSRGGTVHCEVAGDRVLLTGSAVTVLEGHLLVDPK
- a CDS encoding YdeI/OmpD-associated family protein; translation: MAKKKSKSIVATSTVASPDGKPVIAFATPVLFNRWLNKHHTEHGGVWIQFFKVASGHPTITYAQALDVALCYGWIDGPVRKGDDVCWIHKFTPRRKRSVWSQVNKAHIERLTLEGLMKPAGHAAVELAKADGRWDAAYASSSTFEESAEFLAALKMSKPASKFYATLTKANRYAFYYRLHNAKKPETKARKIVEFIAMLERGETFH
- a CDS encoding tRNA-binding protein; its protein translation is MSDYSYNFEVKITETLVYLPKHVVSQLDFSKSKRLRIDGEINGIRIECGLMPDKGKWCFMVSKKLQKLCGISPGDTASVSFDIADSEAVVVPKELQFALEANDAAMSAWEKWTAGKRRAQCHRVSSAKMVETRERRAEEVIALCLAELGMQTGVTPWQAFENLDMRAGTITAVQNLPKARKPAYKVTADFGAELGTKRTSAQITANYTKDELVGRQIIGVVNIPPKQIGTFMSEFLIVGFYRDDGSVILAVPDKSIPNGAKLA
- a CDS encoding DUF1801 domain-containing protein, which produces MTDAGKQNLIELLDSLVMAAVPRSTKVAKYGGTLYTLKPDEKEGQFCGVFPYKAHVQLSFAKGSELDDPDGLPEGGGKFRRHLTYRSLDDVDAKIVKRFVKAASKLGAK
- a CDS encoding sugar O-acetyltransferase, which gives rise to MTSEQEKMLAGELYDPNDPELAEARMVAWTRCHTINTSAPRDEKLRRSILKELFGSGGNSVWLEPPFRCDYGTNIYFGEKVYFNFDCVILDVCEVRIGSNVFLAPGVHIYAATHPLDAEQRRTQEFGKPVTIGNDVWIGGKAVICPGITIGDRSVIGAGSVVTKDVPAGVVVAGNPGRVIRALD
- a CDS encoding SDR family NAD(P)-dependent oxidoreductase, which translates into the protein MDLKLNNKTALVTASTGGIGLAIATRLAAEGATTIINGRSNSSVDRAINTIRESNPKADLVGLVSDNGTVEGVAQTIAEHPQLDILVNNLGIFEAVDFFDLTDEAWQHIFDINVMSGVRLARHYLKQMLEQNTGRIIFISSESGVVPAPEMPHYAMTKTAQLAVSRSLAQLTKGSAVTVNTVMPGSTLTPGVKEFVSNLFPDEPYESAEKRFMADNRPTSLIQRLIEPEEIANMVAFVASPLASAINGAPIRVDGGLIPTIA
- a CDS encoding helix-turn-helix domain-containing protein — translated: MKHFKVRGSADDAITVHQWESVKHTWPRHSHPEYKLGVSEGGTGTFFYRGERYHTGPGKLLVIHPNEAHTCTATGAWRYLYAAPSVIASIVKTFDRNGDIEPLLLPPVIDDSQLAELVLQAHRAMDDGASQLDQESAFYDAICEVLVRHASLPDIPKKEERANIRRVQDSLEARFNENVSLHELAELAGTSAPYLSRVFSKEVGMPIQVYLSQIRVRRAQQMLMAGETSANVAYAVGFADQSHFTRHFKRLIGAAPGTYSRAISTTGSS